The Pseudomonas sp. MPC6 nucleotide sequence GCGACGTTGATGATATCGGCGCGCACCCGGCCATCGCGGGTCCACGGCGTGTTCATGTAATGCACCCACAGGGTCCGTCCGATCCATAGCGCGAGGGCCAGTACCAGCAGGGTGGCGAGCAGGCTGAAAAGCTTTTTCATCAGGGCCTTCTTCAGTGATAGAGAGTCAGTGATAGACGGTCAGCGCCAGGGCGCCGAACAGACAGGTAAACAAACTCAGGCGCAGCAACGCCGGGTGCCAGAAGAAGCGGTACAGATCGTACCCGGACATAAATCGGTCAAGTGCCCAGGCCAGCGCCGCGGCAATGAAAAACATCAGCGTCATGGTCGGCATGTACACGCCGTGGAAGGCGATTTCACGGGGCATGTTCAAGTCCTTGAGGCTGCGTAGCGTAGGCCGCGAGTGGTGATTGCGGATCGAGCAGAGAGGTGCGGATGAAGTGCAGGTAGCTCTTCACCCGGCGCAATGCCGAGGTATCGAAGTGCGGGGCGAAGGGTTCATCGGTGGCTTGCACGCGACTGATGGCGTGATCCACGGCGATCAGCCCGCGCTGCAGATTGCTCTGGCTCGGCTGCAGAAACAGTCGCACCAGCGAGCGGCCCATCACCCGGATCGCCTGGCGCCACGGCTGCGATTCGGCGTAGGCCGGATGCACCGGCAGGATCGCCTGTTCCTTGCGCAACTCGATGATCGCGTGGCCGACTTCCAGCACCACGAACATCCAGCGCAGCAGGTCCCGCTGCACCTGCGGCTGGCCCGCGGCGAGACCGTAGGCCTGGTGCAGCAAATCCCGCGTGCGGCTTTCGAAACTCGATGCCAGGCCCTTGAGTTTGCCGCTGATGGCGTAGACCACCTGACCACGCAAGTCCTGCTCCAGCCGCCGCCATAACCAGCGGCTGTTGGGCGGCAGGATGATCGCCCCGGCCGCCGCGCACACCAGCATGCCGAGCACCATGGCGATGTAGTCGTTGATGAAGGCGTAGGGGTTGTAGACGGTGAGGTTGTCCGGCACCGAACCGGTGCTGAAGAAAATCAGCAAGCCAAGGCCGACCCCGGCGTATTGCGGGCGTGAGCTGAGGAACGAGCCGAGCACGATCACCGGCGCGAGCATCACGCAGAGCAATGGAAAGCCATCGATCCACGGGAAGATGAAAAACATCTCGACGAAGCCGATCAAGGCGCCCAGCAGGGTGCCGCAGGCCATCTGGAACGCCATGCGTTTCGGGTTCGGCGTGGCGGCTGAAAGGCCCACGGTGGCCGCGGCAATCAGGGTCATGGTCGCCCCGCTCGGCCATGCCGTGGCGACCCAATAGCTGCCCAGCGCCAGCAGAATGAACGCGGCACGAATCCCCGAGGCGGCTGATGCCAGCCAGTTGGTCTGCGGGGTGAACGGCTCGTCCCAGCGTTCCCGCTCGTGGCTGTGATCGGCCAGGGAGGCATGGGTCTGTGCATAACTGTGCAAGTCGTCGACGAAGCGATAGAGCAATTCGTAGGCGGTGTGGAAATCCAGCTGTTCGGCGTCGCTCGGATCGCTCTCTTCAAACGTCGCCCGCAGGTGGCGGACTGTCGCCGGCAAGTTGGCCTTATAAAGCGTCAATGCAGCTGTCAGCCGTGCGGCGTCGGGACTGGTCAGGGCGCGGCCGCTGAAACCGTCGAGCAATTCGGCAAGGTCCTGCAGCCCCGGCTTGATCGCCGCGACAACGTGATCGGTGCCATGGCTGCGCAAGCGTTCGAGCAATTGGTGCAAGGCGTTGAACCGCGTGGTGATGCCCATGAACTCGCTGTTCAGGCGACTGAGCCGACCGTTGCGCCGGCGCATGTGCGGGTCTTCGAACACCGTGACGCTGCGCAAGCCTTCCAGCCCCACGGCTTCAGCGATAAAGCGCACGTTGCTCGCTTCGAACGCATCGCGTTTGCTGCGGCCGCGCAACCCATCGGTGACGAACAACGCGAACACGCCGAAGCGCTGATACAGGGCGTTGCGCATCGCGGCGCTGGCGGTTTGCGGCAGGATCGCGGCGCTGACCACCGTGGCGCAAAGAATCCCCAAAGAGATTTCCAGCACCCGCCACACCGCGGCCATGAATGCGCCGTCCGGGTGAGCCAATGCAGGCAAGCCGACCATGGCGGCGGTGTACCCGGCGAGCACAAAACCATAAGCGCGAAAGTTGCGATAACGCGCCGCGCCAGCCGAACAAATGCCCACCCAGATCGCCAGCGAGCCGAGGAACAACTCGGTGTTCTGCGCGAACAAGGCAATCAGCGCAACCATCACCGCCGACCCGGTCAGGGTGCCGAGGAAGCGATAGAAACTCTTGGCGAACACCTGGCCGCTTTGCGGCTGCATGACGATGAACACGGTGATCATCGCCGTGCGCGGTTGCGGCAATTCCAGGCGCATCGCCAGCCACAAGGTCAGGAACGCGGCGAACAGCACTTTGAAAATGTAGACCCAGGTCACGCCGTCACTGCGTGCCCAGTCGAAAAAACCCCGGCGCCATTCCAGGGAATACAGCCAGCGCAAAGGTGCGGGCAAGGGAGTCATCAGATCCTGCTCAATTGTCGAAGGTGGTGCGGCGAAAACTGATCCCCTGTAGGAGCTGGCTTGCCAGCGAAGGCGGTGTGTCAGCTAATACATGTGTCGCCTGACACACCGCTTTCGCTGGCAAGCCAGCTCCTACAGGAGCGGTGTTCAATTCGAGAGGCTCGTGAGAATGGCCGGGGTTTTCGGTGCCTGGATCTGGCTGTCTGTCGGCACATCGTTGCCCGCGCCAAGTCCACCGCCGAGCGCCGTCACCAGTTCGGCATGAGCGCTCAGCCGCGCGGCCTGCACCTGTTGCTGCACTTGCTGCTGCTTGAACAACAGGGTCTGGGCGTTGAGCACGTTGAGGTAGTCGGTGAGGCCGCGCTGGTAGGCGATCATCGCGATGTCGTAGGTTTTCTGCGCGGTGGCGACGGACTCGGCGGCGAAGTGTTGCTGCTTGTCCATGGACTCGCGGCGGATCAACTGGTCGGAGATGTTTTTCAGCGCGTTGACCAGCGTCTGGTTG carries:
- a CDS encoding DUF1656 domain-containing protein, which encodes MPREIAFHGVYMPTMTLMFFIAAALAWALDRFMSGYDLYRFFWHPALLRLSLFTCLFGALALTVYH
- a CDS encoding FUSC family protein → MTPLPAPLRWLYSLEWRRGFFDWARSDGVTWVYIFKVLFAAFLTLWLAMRLELPQPRTAMITVFIVMQPQSGQVFAKSFYRFLGTLTGSAVMVALIALFAQNTELFLGSLAIWVGICSAGAARYRNFRAYGFVLAGYTAAMVGLPALAHPDGAFMAAVWRVLEISLGILCATVVSAAILPQTASAAMRNALYQRFGVFALFVTDGLRGRSKRDAFEASNVRFIAEAVGLEGLRSVTVFEDPHMRRRNGRLSRLNSEFMGITTRFNALHQLLERLRSHGTDHVVAAIKPGLQDLAELLDGFSGRALTSPDAARLTAALTLYKANLPATVRHLRATFEESDPSDAEQLDFHTAYELLYRFVDDLHSYAQTHASLADHSHERERWDEPFTPQTNWLASAASGIRAAFILLALGSYWVATAWPSGATMTLIAAATVGLSAATPNPKRMAFQMACGTLLGALIGFVEMFFIFPWIDGFPLLCVMLAPVIVLGSFLSSRPQYAGVGLGLLIFFSTGSVPDNLTVYNPYAFINDYIAMVLGMLVCAAAGAIILPPNSRWLWRRLEQDLRGQVVYAISGKLKGLASSFESRTRDLLHQAYGLAAGQPQVQRDLLRWMFVVLEVGHAIIELRKEQAILPVHPAYAESQPWRQAIRVMGRSLVRLFLQPSQSNLQRGLIAVDHAISRVQATDEPFAPHFDTSALRRVKSYLHFIRTSLLDPQSPLAAYATQPQGLEHAP